Genomic window (Paraglaciecola psychrophila 170):
AAAGAGACTTAAGTTATTTCGATGTTCACAGCCAAGCATGGCGAGCAGACGCAGGAAAATTTACCGTTTTAGTGGGGAGTTCTTCACGAGACATTCGTCAGAAAGTGTCATTTCAGCTACCAAAAAATTATAGCCTTGAGATCAATTAGGTCCGAATACAGCAATACGAAAGCTCGCAAAACAAGAGTGCTCCAGTTGAATTTGAAAGATTAATATAATAATAATTAAGGATACGAATATATGAACAACCTTGGAAAAAGAAGTCGAGTGGCGTCATCGATATCACTTGCAATAGCGACTTTGATGGCCTCACCTCTGATTGCTGCAGAAAGCGATTATGAACTTGAAAAAATTACAGTCACTGCATCTAAAAGAGTCGAAAACTTACAAGATGTGGCCTCGGCCGTTACTGCGTTGTCGGCAAAGGATCTCATCAATAGTCAAATTACCCGCACGGAAGATCTCGTTAATTTATCTCCCTCTTTAACGTTTCAAAGCGGCGGCAGTGACAATGCATCCTCATTTAACATTCGCGGTATTGGCACACAGTCATATAGTTCGGGCGTTGAGCCGAGTATCGCGACCGTTATCGATGGTGTGATAATGGGACGTTCGGGCATGGCCTTTAATGAGCTTTTAGATGTGCAGCGTGTTGAAGTATTACGTGGTCCCCAAGGCATGTTGTTTGGAAAAAATGCTTCAGGTGGCGTGGTGCAGATTATCACCAATGATCCTGGCGATACCTTTGAAGCGGCTATTAATTCAAAAGCAATTCTATCTGGCACCGATGAGTATCGAGTGAGTGGCATGGTCTCTATGCCAGTCTCAGACACTCTGGGTATCCGTGTGGCTGCGTTTACCACAGAGCGTGATGATCATATTAATAATGTGTTCAATGACCGTGATGTAAATGGCAGCAAAAACAAAGGTGGAAGAGTAAAAATCAAGTGGCAGCCCACTGATGATTTGAGTGTGAAATGGAGCAGCGACTTTAGTGAAAGAAGCGGAGAGTGTTGTCAGCCTCAGCCGCGATCGGCTACTCCCACCGAGGCGTTTTTTTTAGGCGCAGTCAGCGCATCTGAAGATAACGACAGCATCAACGTCAGTGCAGAGCTCTACAATGAGTCGGAATCATGGGGTCACTCCTTAGAAGCTAACTGGGAGCTTGGTGAATATACCTTAACGTCAATCTCGGCTTATCGAGATTATAATTCTAAGTCGAATCAGGATGTTGATGGCACCCCCCTGACGTTGCTTGATATCA
Coding sequences:
- a CDS encoding TonB-dependent receptor produces the protein MNNLGKRSRVASSISLAIATLMASPLIAAESDYELEKITVTASKRVENLQDVASAVTALSAKDLINSQITRTEDLVNLSPSLTFQSGGSDNASSFNIRGIGTQSYSSGVEPSIATVIDGVIMGRSGMAFNELLDVQRVEVLRGPQGMLFGKNASGGVVQIITNDPGDTFEAAINSKAILSGTDEYRVSGMVSMPVSDTLGIRVAAFTTERDDHINNVFNDRDVNGSKNKGGRVKIKWQPTDDLSVKWSSDFSERSGECCQPQPRSATPTEAFFLGAVSASEDNDSINVSAELYNESESWGHSLEANWELGEYTLTSISAYRDYNSKSNQDVDGTPLTLLDINAGESNQTQQTQELRLTSPQNQTLTYVVGLYYFEQRMNRDFQRVYHDIFGNFVPTFPGLKFGSQYEATVDSISYAGFGQFEVNISDTFRLLGGARYTNEQLDFEFEREQGAGVYAPIVANQALYQDSTKDTDFSFKVGAQWDMNKDVMSYVTLTEGYKGPAFNVIFEMTSDNTLPVAPETSNAIEVGIKSRLFNNHLVLNTALFQSNYDNFQAQAQDANSSAFTLLNAGEVRTRGIEVDFQARPNEDMMISGGLAYIDAQIVDFKGGPCSPRQVAINENSCGGNSQDLSGKDLPFFAKREI